In one window of Helianthus annuus cultivar XRQ/B chromosome 17, HanXRQr2.0-SUNRISE, whole genome shotgun sequence DNA:
- the LOC110923667 gene encoding putative F-box/FBD/LRR-repeat protein At4g13965 has product MDSRHGKVRMKVEGDRLSTLPDDLIHKILFFLGIRYAVQTSVLSPRWRYIWTTMPCLGFSSEDLHYRRFFKFVTRFLSGRNNQTKVHCVKLAFHEKDGHLFVERVLEFAFSNNVKQLNITCLYETENVGFLQGFLQRSYETPLSVYNSQSLENLTLSFTYSFTYRSYITIPPTWYMPALTTLNLLCVVLNAGKTTEKYDSLFWNCANLKNLTLKGCRIMDGSEYLNICHHGLSNLTLENGLGGVNVVTPQLKNLTIRNWPGIHLISAPNLASLHYKDDDYGKLLKVSTDLLHLQKADICILQHSGSLQSLFSGLPLQPYIHNIVFLLQQLRSVRFLTLNLELVKLLSSSVELISDQPSPFTDLKSLKIYPADITIPEVTLSTEVKNFLLDSSQGATFTLVSHEEVRAVRNVASAENLMRKLQLLLDKWTKNSEINTTDMEQDKAPMESQTETMHEQVEVENERAFPDTKIKWHFGERMTHIESYWEGLNEQYEKGYENTGHTISMLREIKVILTKLPASYRDKLEGRFSGLCVEAETIMDNVMDCMKIKCGKTPHRSNVSSHELVTSPQRSS; this is encoded by the exons ATGGATTCCAGGCATGGTAAAGTTAGAATGAAAGTAGAAGGTGATAGACTAAGCACCTTGCCAGACGATCTTATCCATAAGATCCTCTTCTTTCTTGGAATTAGATATGCAGTCCAAACAAGTGTGTTGTCACCTAGATGGAGGTACATCTGGACTACAATGCCCTGTCTCGGTTTCTCAAGTGAGGATTTGCATTATCGCAGGTTCTTCAAATTTGTTACACGTTTTTTGTCTGGCCGAAATAATCAAACAAAAGTGCATTGTGTCAAGCTCGCTTTTCATGAAAAGGATGGCCATCTGTTTGTCGAAAGAGTTTTGGAATTTGCATTCTCCAACAATGTCAAACAACTAAACATTACTTGCTTGTATGAAACTGAAAATGTGGGGTTTTTACAGGGGTTTTTACAGCGTTCATACGAAACCCCTCTTTCTGTCTATAATTCTCAGTCTCTCGAAAATCTCACTTTGTCCTTCACTTACTCCTTCACTTACAGAAGTTACATTACAATCCCACCTACATGGTACATGCCGGCGTTAACAACACTGAATCTCCTTTGTGTGGTATTGAATGCTGGCAAAACTACTGAAAAGTACGACAGTCTTTTCTGGAATTGTGCAAACTTGAAGAATCTCACCTTAAAGGGTTGCAGAATAATGGATGGATCGGAATATCTCAATATATGCCACCATGGATTATCTAATCTAACACTTGAAAACGGTCTTGGGGGAGTCAATGTGGTTACACCTCAACTTAAGAATCTCACTATAAGAAATTGGCCAGGGATTCATCTTATTTCCGCACCCAACCTTGCCTCCTTGCATTATAAAGATGATGATTATGGTAAACTCTTGAAGGTTTCTACCGACCTTCTTCATTTGCAGAAAGCGGATATATGTATTCTGCAACACTCTGGATCATTGCAATCACTTTTTTCCGGCCTCCCTCTCCAGCCATATATTCATAATATAGTTTTTCTTCTTCAACAGCTCCGTAGTGTCAGATTTCTTACACTTAACTTGGAACTTGTCAAG CTTCTATCTTCATCAGTGGAACTAATCTCAGATCAACCTTCTCCGTTCACCGACTTAAAGAGTTTAAAGATTTATCCAGCTGATATTACCATCCCAGAGGTAACCTTGTCTACTGAAGTCAAAAACTTTTTGCTAGATAGTTCTCAAGGTGCCACCTTTACACTGGTTTCACATGAG GAGGTTAGAGCTGTTAGGAATGTTGCATCAGCAGAAAACCTTATGAGAAAGTTGCAGTTGCTACTAGATAAGTGGACAAAAAATAGTGAAATAAATACGACTGATATGGAGCAGGACAAGGCACCAATGGAAAGCCAAACGGAAACAATGCATGAGCAAGTGGAAGTTGAGAACGAAAGGGCATTTCCAGACACGAAAATCAAATGGCATTTTGGGGAAAGAATGACACATATCGAGAGCTATTGGGAAGGTCTGAATGAGCAGTATGAGAAAGGGTATGAAAATACTGGTCACACAATTTCAATGTTGCGGGAGATTAAAGTGATACTGACAAAGTTGCCTGCATCATATCGGGATAAGTTGGAAGGAAGGTTTTCTGGTTTGTGTGTAGAGGCTGAGACAATCATGGATAATGTGATGGATTGTATGAAGATCAAATGCGGTAAGACGCCACATCGTTCAAATGTCTCCTCTCATGAACTTGTTACGTCACCACAACGATCTTCTTGA